A single window of Ctenopharyngodon idella isolate HZGC_01 chromosome 24, HZGC01, whole genome shotgun sequence DNA harbors:
- the LOC127506801 gene encoding histone H1-like, with protein MAETAPAPAAAAPAKAPKKKSAAKAKKAGPGVGELIVKAVSASKERSGVSLAALKKALAASGYDVEKNNSRVKIAIKSLVTKGALVQVKGTGASGSFKLNKQQAETKKKPTKKAAPKAKKPAAKKPAAAKKPKTAAAKKPAAKKSPKKAKKPAATAAKKATKSPKKAKKPAAAKKAAKSPKKTKAAKPKAAKPKAAKPKKAAPKKK; from the coding sequence ATGGCAGAAACCGCTCCAGCACCGGCCGCTGCAGCCCCGGCCAAAGCGCCCAAGAAGAAGTCAGCTGCGAAAGCCAAGAAAGCAGGTCCAGGCGTCGGTGAGCTCATCGTCAAAGCCGTGTCCGCATCCAAGGAGAGGAGCGGCGTGTCCCTCGCCGCTTTGAAGAAAGCTCTCGCTGCCAGCGGTTACGACGTGGAGAAGAACAACTCCCGCGTCAAGATCGCCATCAAGAGCCTGGTGACTAAAGGCGCCCTGGTGCAGGTCAAAGGGACCGGCGCCTCGGGCTCATTCAAGCTCAACAAGCAGCAAGCCGAGACTAAGAAGAAACCGACCAAAAAAGCAGCTCCTAAAGCGAAGAAGCCCGCGGCCAAGAAACCCGCTGCTGCCAAGAAGCCCAAGACCGCAGCGGCAAAGAAGCCCGCTGCAAAGAAATCGCCCAAGAAGGCCAAGAAACCCGCCGCAACAGCCGCTAAGAAGGCGACGAAAAGCCCCAAGAAGGCAAAGAAGCCAGCAGCCGCTAAGAAAGCAGCCAAGAGCCCCAAAAAGACCAAGGCGGCTAAACCTAAGGCGGCAAAGCCTAAAGCCGCCAAGCCTAAAAAGGCAGCGcccaaaaagaaataa
- the LOC127506860 gene encoding histone H2A: protein MSGRGKTGGKARAKAKTRSSRAGLQFPVGRVHRLLRKGNYAERVGAGAPVYLAAVLEYLTAEILELAGNAARDNKKTRIIPRHLQLAVRNDEELNKLLGGVTIAQGGVLPNIQAVLLPKKTEKPAKSK, encoded by the coding sequence ATGAGCGGCAGAGGAAAAACCGGAGGTAAAGCAAGAGCCAAGGCTAAGACTCGCTCATCCAGGGCTGGACTGCAGTTCCCCGTCGGCCGTGTTCACAGGCTTCTCCGCAAAGGCAACTACGCCGAGCGCGTCGGTGCTGGTGCTCCTGTTTATCTGGCGGCTGTGCTCGAGTATCTTACCGCTGAGATCCTGGAGTTGGCTGGAAATGCCGCTCGGGACAACAAGAAGACCCGCATCATCCCCCGTCATCTGCAGCTGGCGGTGCGCAACGACGAAGAGTTGAACAAACTTCTGGGCGGAGTGACCATCGCTCAGGGCGGCGTGCTGCCCAACATCCAGGCTGTGCTGCTGCCCAAGAAGACCGAGAAACCCGCCAAATCCAAATAA
- the LOC127506844 gene encoding histone H3, producing the protein MARTKQTARKSTGGKAPRKQLATKAARKSAPATGGVKKPHRYRPGTVALREIRRYQKSTELLIRKLPFQRLVREIAQDFKTDLRFQSSAVMALQEASEAYLVGLFEDTNLCAIHAKRVTIMPKDIQLARRIRGERA; encoded by the coding sequence ATGGCAAGAACCAAGCAGACCGCTCGTAAATCCACCGGTGGTAAAGCCCCGAGAAAGCAGCTCGCTACCAAAGCCGCCCGTAAGAGCGCTCCAGCCACCGGCGGCGTCAAGAAGCCCCATCGTTACAGGCCCGGGACCGTGGCTCTCAGAGAGATCCGCCGTTATCAGAAGTCTACCGAGCTGCTGATCCGCAAACTGCCCTTCCAGCGGCTGGTGAGAGAAATCGCTCAGGACTTCAAGACGGATCTGCGCTTCCAGAGCTCCGCTGTCATGGCCCTGCAGGAGGCCAGCGAGGCTTATTTGGTCGGTCTGTTTGAGGACACCAATCTGTGCGCCATCCACGCCAAGAGGGTCACCATCATGCCCAAGGACATTCAGCTGGCCCGCCGCATCCGCGGAGAGCGCGCCTAA
- the LOC127506895 gene encoding histone H2B: MPEPAKSAPKKGSKKAVTKTAGKGGKKRKRSRKESYAIYVYKVLKQVHPDTGISSKAMGIMNSFVNDIFERIAGESSRLAHYNKRSTITSREIQTAVRLLLPGELAKHAVSEGTKAVTKYTSSK, encoded by the coding sequence ATGCCGGAACCAGCGAAGTCCGCGCCTAAGAAGGGCTCCAAGAAGGCCGTCACGAAAACCGCCGGTAAGGGAGGAAAGAAGCGCAAGAGGTCCAGGAAGGAGAGTTACGCTATCTACGTCTACAAAGTCCTGAAGCAGGTTCATCCTGACACCGGTATCTCTTCCAAGGCGATGGGCATCATGAACTCTTTCGTCAACGACATCTTCGAGCGCATCGCCGGTGAGTCGTCTCGTCTTGCTCACTACAACAAGCGCTCCACCATCACTTCTAGAGAGATCCAGACCGCCGTGCGTCTGCTGCTGCCCGGAGAGCTGGCCAAACACGCCGTGTCCGAGGGCACCAAAGCAGTGACTAAATACACCAGCTCCAAGTGA